One Engraulis encrasicolus isolate BLACKSEA-1 chromosome 5, IST_EnEncr_1.0, whole genome shotgun sequence DNA segment encodes these proteins:
- the LOC134448780 gene encoding metalloreductase STEAP4-like, giving the protein MNTLNLMVVVNIHEKLHSKQGTVCIFGTGDFGRSLGLRLLQAGYEVVFGSRDPMNNSLVPKGSKIMVHTEAAQMARVIFIAVQRDHYQFLTSLTSALEGKVLVDISNNLKMGQYPQSNAEYLSSLVPGASVVKGFNTVSAWALQSGALDASRQVLLCGDDPGAKQAVVDIAHSLGLNTQDRGSLRAAGEIENIPLQLFPNWRLPLWIAAGLTAFFFFYLLIRDVIYAYVENNQDISYRIMITLANKVFPIVALVMLALCYLPGALAAILQLYNGTKYKRFPDWLDRWMLCRKQLGLLALLFAVLHVIYTFIISIRYNVIHERHTDVIKQIKDNKSLPFDNTEAWATDSFLSLGVLGFVLLLMLGITSLPSVSNTLNWREFRFVQSKLGHLTLLLCTTHCLLYGWDKFLKASTYKWYTPPGFMLCLVTPCVVLVLKLALCIPCVDSRITRIRNGWESSGARRRQGPAEMLKATTL; this is encoded by the exons atgaacactttgaatttgatggtggtggtaaacattcatgaaaag CTGCAT AGCAAGCAGGGCACGGTGTGCATCTTTGGCACGGGAGACTTCGGCCGATCGCTGGGGCTCCGTCTGCTCCAGGCAGGATATGAGGTCGTGTTCGGCTCTCGTGACCCCATGAACAACTCCCTGGTGCCCAAGGGTTCAAAGATCATGGTCCACACAGAGGCCGCTCAGATGGCCCGGGTCATTTTCATAGCCGTGCAGCGGGATCACTATCAATTCCTGACCTCGCTGACCTCCGCTCTGGAGGGTAAGGTGCTGGTGGACATCAGCAACAACCTGAAGATGGGCCAGTACCCACAATCCAACGCTGAGTACCTGAGCAGCCTGGTGCCTGGAGCGTCTGTGGTGAAAGGCTTCAACACCGTGTCAGCCTGGGCCCTGCAGTCAGGCGCGCTCGACGCCAGCCGACAG GTCTTACTGTGTGGGGACGACCCAGGTGCCAAGCAGGCCGTGGTGGACATTGCCCACAGCCTGGGTCTGAATACCCAGGACAGGGGCTCCCTGCGTGCTGCTGGGGAGATAGAGAACATCCCCCTGCAGCTCTTCCCCAACTGGAGGCTCCCCCTCTGGATCGCCGCCGGCCTCaccgccttcttcttcttctacctgTTGATCCGTGACGTAATCTACGCCTACGTGGAGAATAACCAAGACATCTCGTATCGCATAATGATAACGCTGGCCAATAAGGTGTTCCCCATCGTCGCCCTGGTGATGCTGGCTCTGTGCTACCTGCCGGGCGCGCTGGCGGCCATTTTGCAGCTCTATAACGGCACCAAGTACAAGCGCTTCCCTGATTGGCTGGATCGCTGGATGCTGTGCAGGAAACAGCTGGGACTGTTGGCCCTGCTCTTCGCCGTCCTCCACGTGATCTACACCTTCATCATCTCCATTCGGTACAACGTCATTCACGAGAGGCACACTGACGTCATTAAGCAG ATCAAGGACAACAAATCTCTGCCCTTTGACAATACTGAGGCATGGGCCACTGACTCCTTCCTGTCTCTGGGGGTGCTGGGCTTCGTCCTGCTCCTGATGCTGGGCATCACCTCTCTGCCCTCCGTCAGCAACACACTCAACTGGAGGGAGTTCCGCTTCGTACAG TCCAAGCTGGGCCACCTGACGCTGCTGCTGTGCACCACCCACTGCCTTCTATACGGCTGGGACAAGTTCCTGAAGGCCTCCACCTACAAGTGGTACACCCCGCCGGGCTTCATGCTGTGCCTGGTGACGCCCTGCGTGGTGCTGGTGCTGAAGCTGGCACTCTGCATACCCTGCGTTGACAGCAGGATCACCCGCATCCGCAACGGCTGGGAGAGCTCCGGCGCCAGGCGAAGACAAGGACCTGCTGAAATGTTGAAAGCAACCACTCTTTGa